A part of Oncorhynchus masou masou isolate Uvic2021 chromosome 30, UVic_Omas_1.1, whole genome shotgun sequence genomic DNA contains:
- the LOC135523112 gene encoding neurexophilin-1-like yields the protein MKGEGLPRGMKSTCWCVVLLSLISMVTSAHSSASGSSDVLKSESPKSRAKDLWTTDTSKDLSISRLLSQTFYDKNLSGLDLNYDKLEPYSKQELWDWLHNASSLRDPRSRSKRRPIVKTGKFKKMFGWGDFHSNIKTVKLNLLITGKIVDHGNGTFSVYFRHNATGQGNVSVGLVPPTKAVEFQLQQSTVLEPKDTKLFNCRVEYEKVEKGTRKSLCSHDPSQSCPQEQTQSHVSWLCSKPFKVICIYISFYSTDYKLVQKVCPDYNYHSDTPYLPTG from the coding sequence GTTACAAGTGCCCATTCGTCTGCTTCTGGAAGTTCAGACGTTCTGAAGTCAGAGAGCCCGAAGTCGAGAGCTAAGGACCTCTGGACAACAGACACCAGCAAGGACTTATCCATCAGTCGCCTGCTCTCCCAGACCTTTTATGACAAGAACCTGTCTGGCCTGGATCTGAACTATGACAAGTTGGAACCATACTCTAAACAGGAGCTCTGGGACTGGCTCCACAACGCCTCTAGCCTTCGTGACCCCCGCTCCCGATCCAAGAGGAGACCCATCGTCAAGACAGGAAAGTTCAAGAAGATGTTCGGCTGGGGCGACTTCCACTCCAACATCAAGACAGTGAAGCTCAACCTGCTGATCACCGGGAAGATCGTAGACCACGGCAATGGCACGTTCAGCGTCTATTTCCGCCACAACGCGACGGGCCAGGGCAACGTGTCGGTGGGTCTGGTGCCGCCCACCAAGGCCGTGGAGTTCCAGCTGCAGCAGTCGACGGTCCTCGAGCCCAAAGACACCAAGCTGTTCAACTGCAGGGTGGAGTACGAGAAGGTGGAGAAGGGCACCAGGAAGTCGCTGTGTTCCCACGACCCTTCGCAGAGCTGCCCTCAGGAGCAGACCCAGAGCCATGTATCCTGGCTGTGCTCCAAGCCCTTCAAAGTCATCTGCATCTACATCTCCTTCTACAGCACCGACTACAAGCTGGTGCAGAAAGTGTGTCCGGATTACAATTACCACAGCGATACTCCCTACCTCCCCACCGGGTGA